Genomic segment of Drosophila biarmipes strain raj3 chromosome 2L, RU_DBia_V1.1, whole genome shotgun sequence:
CCGAGACGAGTGTCATCATAACCTTCCACAACGAGGCGAGATCCACCTTGCTGCGAACCATTGTGAGTGTCCTGAATCGCAGTCCCGAGCACTTGATACGCGAAATCGTCCTGGTAGATGACTACAGTGATCATCGTAAGTGCTTTTATCTAGGTTTCCGCAGAAATCATTTTGAAATGCCTTCTTACCTTATTTTGggtgcccaaaagtatgcagtaaatgAAGGACAGTCGACTTATATTGTTCTTTTGAGATTAAAATAtatcgttgcatacttttagacaccttaaGTAACATTTGGAACATTTTGAAGTCAGACGTtgacttaaattatttaaaatatatttttacgcATCTTTTAGCTGAGGATGGCTTGGAGCTGGCGAAGATCGACAAGGTGCGGGTCATTCGCAATGACAAGCGCGAGGGTCTGGTGAGGTCAAGGGTTAAAGGTGCGGATGCGGCGGTCAGTAGTGTCCTGACCTTCCTCGACAGCCATGTGGAGTGCAACGAGATGTGGCTGGAACCACTCCTGGAACGCGTTCGCGAGGATCCCACGCGAGTAGTGTGTCCCGTCATCGATGTGATCAGCATGGACAACTTCCAGTACATTGGAGCCTCGGCCGATTTGCGAGGTGGCTTCGATTGGAATCTGATCTTCAAGTGGGAGTACCTCAGTCCCTCGGAGCGGGCGATGCGCCACAATGACCCCACCACTGCTATCCGCACACCAATGATTGCCGGCGGGCTGTTCGTCATCGACAAGGCCTACTTCAACAAGCTGGGCAAGTACGACATGAAGATGGACGTGTGGGGCGGCGAGAATCTGGAGATCTCGTTCCGCGTGTGGCAGTGCGGTGGCAGCCTGGAAATCATCCCCTGCAGCCGCGTGGGTCACGTCTTCCGCAAACGGCATCCGTACACCTTCCCCGGAGGCAGTGGCAACGTCTTCGCCAGGAACACGCGACGTGCGGCGGAGGTTTGGATGGATGACTACAAGCAGCATTACTACAACGCCGTGCCCTTGGCTAAGAACATTCCCTTCGGCAAGTGagtacactgagaaaaatcaaacattttcaaagaaatgcaagaaaaattaagggttattttattttttaagaagtaCACAAGTTTCCTTTTTATAAGGCTGGGGATTGGGtcttaaaatcaattttaaattttagattataaataataaggAAATAAATTAGGTATAACATAACTGGTCACTTAAAGGCATCATAGAAAGCATCATAACATTAAAAATTGCCATTATGtgcgattttttaaatacattttcttttaaagaatttctCTTTTTCTAAATTTCTGCCATTTACAAGAATTTCTCTTTTTCTAAATTTCTGGCATTTATATGCAAGCTTCTCGTGCACAACATACTTTAGCCAAGTTATTTATTTCACATTGTTTTCGTACTTTTTTCCTCCTGTACCTTTCCCTCGCTTAGCATTGATGACCGTCTGGCTTTGAAGGAGAAATTGCATTGCAAGCCTTTCAAATGGTATCTGGAGAATGTCTATCCCGACCTGCAGGCCCCCGATCCACAGGAGGTTGGCCAATTCCGACAGGATGGCACGGAGTGCTTGGACACGATGGGCCACTTAATCGACGGCACTGTGGGTGAGTACATGACGCACCATATTGCTACTACGGTTTTAATAATGCGGGTATAGAAGGaaattagataaataaatacatctCGGTCTTATGAAAAGACTTACAAAgatgtttaaaagtatgcagtgaaaaaaACAACGCTTTCCTTTTGTATTAAGAGATAAGGTCTTTCAAAATTAATGAGGTCTActcaaaacatgtctttttttatttaattaacatctttatttaatataatccaggaacagatctaattaaagcctttaacctaaatgttttcttaagtaaataatctcttaattataaattataattagttttcaacttggtatataggagtagatcaaattacgactagtttcaagtaaataatatattcatattagtctcttaggagcagcccaaaatgtcttcaaAACATGTCTACCGAAAAAAAAGAGATAAGGTCTTTCTGACTCAAattatattgttgcatacttttagacactttttctggttttggttttaaattgcGCTTTGTATACCTAGTTATGGCGTACCTATGGTACGGCTCGTTATCACTGGGTTCTATAAAAACACTTATAAAAGTTATTACGAGTAcgcagggaaaaaattatataacttTGGGATTaagaatattttgttgcaaaCTTTTTCACACATTTTGAAATACCTCATTTAtctacttatttttatttaaatgttaatgacctaaacctgagtcttgttgaagaccaaatatcgttcttctcaagcaggtacaacgaccgtctaactgcccaccgtaatcgtctagcccggagattacagggggctatcccaattcgcaggctcaaaagaagacattttgggctgctcctaagagactaatatgaatatattatttacttgaaactagtcgtaatttgatctactcctatataccaagttgaaaactaattataatttataattaagagattatttacttaagaaaacatttaggttaaaggctttaattagatctgttcctggattatattaaataaagatattaattaaaaaaaaaaaaaaaaaaaaaaaaaaaaaatttaaatgttatatctttttatttctCTGCCATAATCTGCTTAGGTATCTTCCCTTGCCACAACACGGGCGGCAATCAGGAGTGGGCCTTCTCGAAGCGCGGCGAAATCAAGCACGACGACCTCTGCCTGACCCTGGTGACCTTCGCGCGGGGCTCCCAGGTGGTCCTGAAGGCCTGCGACGACTCGGAGAACCAGCGCTGGATCATGCGGGAGGGCGGTCTGGTGCGGCACTACAAGATCAACGTGTGCCTGGACTCCAGGGACCAATCCCTGCAGGGAGTGAGTGCCCAGCACTGCAACTCGGCCCTGGGAACGCAACGCTGGTCCTTCGGAAAGTTCGCGTGAGGAAGAGGTCTTGGTTTCGAGTAAACTAGCGGAGGATAATGCAGATCGGTCGTGATATTGTGCAAGTTGATGGGAGGAAGCCTACCTAACGCGATGCGGATTGTATGTGTACTGTACTGTGTACTTGTAATGATTTATCCATGTTGATTTGTTGCTGAACGGAAAACACTCAAAACCCACATTctatatatacgagtatatattaACTGCATATATATGGTATAAGTTCAACCTTAGTTTACCAATGAAATCAACTGCTCCCGGGGGGTTATCTAAACAGCAAAAAACCAACTTAAAGGGCATGCAAAAAATGTACTTAGActgattaattttttgtatatgtataaaaacTATATGAAAATGGAATAATACCTAAAAGTATATAACCTTTGGCAGCTGATAAAAAAAACACGTAAACTCTAACTGATTTGCATTCTCACACAGCACACACATTCATTAAAGTCAATTAAGATCTATACGAAATGCCACAAATTAGTACCCACATATGGTCCGTTTCGAATAATCCTAGTTACCCAAGCTCAGAGTCTTCTCAACCTTgtacttaaaataaaacatgaaaTGTTATCATTAGTTCTAATTATACACCTAagtgaaatcatttaaaaatcattGACAACTCTATGAAATACGTATGTGTATATATTgagaaagaaatattatttgaatGTTTATCGAAGGCCAAAAAAAACGAGTAAACATTCCGATTAAATGTatggaatatttaaatattataggCAAAGCGGAAAAACTAAATTGCCTCTTGTGTTTCACCATCAATTGGTTGTTATTCCAGATGCATAAATCATTTAAAGTTTTCAAAGGgaaatttatttgctttttatcGCAGACAGACAACCGATTTGAATTGTGAGCATATTTTTTcacataaatgtatttttatttgaaaggCTGGCAAAGCGCGAATGATTTGAACTAAATAGGGGAAAACAAACCAAATATTGTATATGTTTGTATTGTTTGTACACCcaacaaaaaaatgaaggATTCAaagtgaattttaatttaaaccaACTAGAGAGGCAACTACAAAGGAAACAATAAatggaaacattttaaaacacaAAGCCAAAGAGCGTTTTCCTTCGCGGGGGCCAACACTGCGTATGCTTAATGTAATTGCTTGCAAGCTGTGGGAAGTTGGCAAATGGGGCACAGCTGACACCAAATCTGGCTTAGTACTGGGGGCTCACATGTAGGTTAAACGACTTAACTTTCAACTCCGAAATGCCTGCCAGGGCACGTCTAGAAAAACGCAGCTCGCAAGACGAGAACTTGgcacattacgcatacgacaCGTAAGCacgaagaaaatatatatgagcATACTTATGGGCGAGTTCGTTGCGCTAATTTTGTCGAGCTTAAAATATGACACAGCAATGCTGAAATCGCAAGACATTTTAAACCAGGGCAAAAgcttttttttctatttcaaAGCAGAGAAAGTTTTGGGGGTGTGGCGAAGGTTCTGCCATGAGGTAAACATGCCCTGCATAAAgaataacataaaataaagtGTCATCTTCTCTAGCGATTTCCGAGAAGATAAGCCAAATTGTTTGGGGTCGCAGCATGCTCTGGAAAATATTTGGGGGAAAGGCTTGATGAAATTTTTAATGGATTTGCTATTTGAGAGATTTATTGTAAGAAATGCAGAAGGGACAGGGCAATGTTTAATAAGTAAGatcaaaataccaaaaaaatattattaaacaagttttatttttcttagtcCCTAAAACCATTTTATGGCTTCAAAAGGTAAGTATCCCCCTACTTCCTCCTCGTAGTCATGTATACATGACATGTCCCGCCCTTTATGTCGTTTGTCATACCTCTGCATGCCAAGGAACATTCCCCGACCTGGTGATATTCCATTCAGCTCGTTAGCCCGAGCAAGGCGCACCTTTGCCAACCTTTTTGTTGACTTGCTGGAAATCATAGAACTGCAGGAGTGAAAGGATGTCGCTGCCGGAAGACAAACCGATTTCCTTGCGAGCAGCCTCGCAGCGGAAGCTGAGCTCGACAGCCGGGCTCAGATGCTCCTCGCAATGCAGTCGACAAGGTTAAGCCCCAGCCCCCGAAAAGTCAGCCAAATCGTTTATGTCTTCCATCTTACCGTCATGTAAAACCCCCAGACCCTGCCACATATGCCGGGAAATTGTTGAGGCGGGTCTTGTGGTCCTTGTTCGTGGGTAGACAGGTGAATAACAGTTTTTCCCATTCAGCCGGCTTCCTTATTTAAGACCGCGTGTGTCAGGCATACGCAAAAAGCCAGCTCCTGGACGAGAGTGGGCCCCAACTGACTGGGCTGAGCCGGGCCAGCACTCGGCAGCTTCCTCTGCAGACCGTTTCGGTTTCTTTGCCCGCTGCTCTGCCCCCAAGCAGATGCTATCGgcattttttccacttccgcAGTTTTATCACGGGGCATCAACTTTTGCCCGGTCTCAAGAAACAGAGGGTACTAAGGGGGTTATTAGGCAAGTTAGTTAATATATATAGCATTAAAATTAAGGCACATTGtgctttatatatatttttatcttacatatatcttcattttatttttaattgtgcACTACGAATTAAATTGCCAAAAATACTACAAATTTCAGGTATATTATAAATGAAGATGTTTTGAAATTAACATTGCTAGTACAATTAATTAAAGGATTTGTTAAGACGTTCTCGTGTTAtcttttaaattgcatttttcagatatattacaatattatattattatatattagaaattaaataattagtttcagatgatttttgtttttataaatatattcaaattgcaacattttatatttattatttgtaatatCGTTCTTTTAAACGTTATAGCAAAGTAGTTACGTAATTCTATCGACTCTTTATTTACTACCCCACGTAGCGATGCCCCAATACAGtggcaattattttttcaattacccTGAAGTAGTTACCCAACTTTGCGCCCAACCGCTTTACCCACTGTCCCTTCTATTAGTTGCCTAACTGGTTTAATTACCACTTTCTGCTAATACTCCTCTCCGGTGGCTTTTCCGTGGAAAGTTCGTTCCGCTTTTCCCCGCCTGCTGGGTGTCGGAAGTTCGCTCAGTCGCGGGTTTGCCCAACAGGATCTGCCACTTCCACACACTCGCATAACCTGAGGTCCTGATGGTCCTGGGATAAGGTACTTGTATTTGTGTTTGCTTCGTTACGTCGTCGGCCTTACGTCATTGTCGGTCTACGTGGCGTGTTAATAACCGACGAGCACATATCTGTATAGTACCTTCCCTATCGGCCCTCCTCTGATAATCAGCTGACATTTTGCAACACGGGTTCGCAGGCTTACAAGCCCTCACAAAAGGGCTGGACAAATGGGAAAGGGGTTGTCAAACTGCCCTGCCTTTTATGCTCCTACATATGACATGGTAAAATACAAGGAGATActgatatactttttataacaACCCTGAATGGGTTTCTTATACGAttcaaaacagaaaaaaaggttctcttaagctttataaattcttaaaaaggAGTTGGTACCGGATTCTGAGTAGAAGCAGTGGTCGAATTCTATTTTAAACTAACTAAACTAAAGCCTGGAAGGGTACCTCCTGATTTTTTCAGTTGTTTGATGTATTTCTTTACTTCCTACCGAGTTCGTGCATTAATCATTTTAGGGTCTTATGTTGTTCACCTCATGCACATGGTCCGGACTTAGTAACGAGGCTGTCGCTTCCAGATTGTCGCCGGAAACATAATTACCAACACGTTCGGAAGTGGAGTGCATAACGACGATaagtgttattgttattaaatattaattaatgtttatataatgtttaaataaagtttgaaATTATATCTCATTTTTTCCATCAAGAAACaacttgttttaaattttccgcTTAGCCAATCAATTATTTCCTTCAACTTTACTGCCtccaaaattcaatttatttttcaaaataaacagGACTTTTCCTAATCCTCCTTTTCATCCGTGGAAATAATGCAAATGActtatttgttattgttggcTGTTGTCGGCGTGAATGATTATTCAATGCTCGCACCAAATTTGCACACATAAGCGGATTACTAAGTCAGCGCTCTTGACATCAGGGAATTGTAAGAGTTTAACAATAAGaataagaaaaaattcaaTAGGCGACCACAAAATGCTCTAGAATTTTTAAAGGTTAAGCCTTAACAACTAAAGAATTTCTTTAAACAGTACTCAACTAGGTGGTAGACGCCAGTGAACTTTAATACTtcaaagtattaaaaaaatatcttaaggATACCAAATCTCAATCGAAGCATTTAGTAcatcaataaatatttgttagaaattccatttattttccCTAATGCATAGGGCAAAGAAAATCAACACATAAATCAgcttattatttaaatttgcacAAACAGTTTGCAAACTGTCGCGACAGAAAACAATCCGTCTTCCTTCTGAATTCCATTTCATGTTCACTCCCCCTTTGTATGGGTACGAGTTGGTAATCGATATCTAAATCCGCTTAGCTTAATTTggttcttttatttgctcattGAGTATGGCCCATCAGAAGTcaaattacaataaaatgGCATTATTGTGCTCTTCATGATTGATTGAACTTTTGCTTGTCTGATGATTAAATGTTATGgcgaaaaaacatttgatacaTTTGTTCGAGtacttaatttttaagtaCATCAATTACTTTTCACTTTGGCCTGTTTAACACCATCGAATCCCCAAGGTCAAAAACTCATGAACCAAAAAAATCTCATAAAAACCATATTTTCCCCCGATAAGCATAATTCATTAGTATTAAATGGGCATTAAACGAGTGCGTAGGTTGcggaaaaacaatatttttcccATAATTAAGTTAAGTGAGTGGTTGACTATGTTATATATGTGAGATAATTGAGAGTGGACCTTTCTGAGAATGAGAAAATTATCTAGAGGACTGGATTTATTGTGAATGAATTGGGCGGAAAATAGTTATGTATGCTTACTATTATTAAGAGGGGATTGAGACTAAAaggaaattatttgaaaaacctaaaaatactataaaataaaatacatggAAAGTAAGTTGAGTGAAATCCAAAACATATTCGAGCTTTTTCAATTCTagtccaaaaaaaaaagtagttGAAAGGTATTAATGCTCTGTTTTAATTTGATATAATAGACATAGTAAGTACTTATTTCGTAAAATGCACCCATCGTTTCATGTAAATGtgaatccttgttagtttacCAGAAACGCAATTTTGTGTTTCTCTTATTTATGATGGCTGCCGAGAGCTCGAGCTCCCGCAATTTATAGTCAATGTTACAGCTAAACTTTGGCTGGCTTTCAGTCATTCTTAGCCATGATTAACAATCTCTGACATAAGCTGCTTAATTATGTGTGCATGTGGTATGGTATCAATGCCGGACGACACAGGCTGCCATTCAATCGATTTCCATTTCGCATTCGCAATCTCCGAGAGTTAACTACTCGGAATGCGCCCAAAAGCAGGCAGCAGTTTTCCCCTAGTCATTCGGGCCAAGATGATGGGGCCCAAACTAAAGTTGTTTTGACAGGCAACAAATGGCAAAGGACAACAGACAAAGCCGGAATTGCGGAGCATGGGAAACTTTACTTTCCCCGTGGCTTTCCACCTTTGTTCCGGCTTTTGTTTTATCTCCCCAACTTAATTGGAAAGCATGAAGACGCAAACACAGCGCGACGTGTTGGCATTAACACACGCACGAGCACGAATAACAGCCACTACCAAAAATGTTTGTCCTTGGTTGCGGACCACAGCTGCCACAGCAGCGCGACCCACCACCCATCAACTCCCTTCACCCACCACCTCCACCCACTGAACGCCCGCCGAAGGCCATACATAATTTGCGAGTGTTGCTTCAAGTGGCCCGACAGCTATTTATAGTTGGAGCTGGGCAAATTTATAGtggcatttaatattttattttatttgcccatCTTCCATGCTGGCTGCCATATGCATAAGTTATGGGGACAATAAAACGATTTCCCGATTGGGGGTGCGTCTAAATCAACAGTTGTCTCtggtaaacaaataaaaattatggcAGCTGAAAAGCCCAATTACTTAGGAAAATACccaaattttgtatatattattaaagtggcgtctaaaagtatgcaaagataaaataaacattttttgggaaTAGATTTTTGTGTTTCATATACATTGTTGCATAGTTTTagccatttttataaattttgtaaaatccTAAGTGCATCTGTAACCTCATTAATTTTTAGGAATTGTGTGAATCAAGAGGTACGAGTATCCCTCACTGAAACATTTACAACTAGATTGTGCATTCTCGTACCAttagtaattaaattaattacataTTGAAGACagaatttgtaattaaatttagaGACAACATGAAATTCTGAACATCCTCCTAGAACTAACGAAGCTGATTCAATTACAAACACATTTATTGATTGAAAGCCCTCAGCAAGCCATAAACCATAACCCTTGGACCGTAAAGTCCCCTCTTTCGCTCCCGCTTTCACAATCAAGCaatgcaatggaaaatttgcTCAACTAATTAGCTACTTGGAGAGCAAACACTAGGGCAAGCCCCTTGAGTTCAGCACCGCAAGCAGAATCGAATCGCATGATTGTATGCAAATAAATCGTTAGCCGCAATTGCCAGTAAATACAAGTCGAGTTCAGGGATCAACAATGGGAAAAGGCGGCAACAAAAACGACACCTGATGCCAATTACCAGGCTAATTAATGTAAATGAAAGGGGAAGAGGAGGGGGCAGAGCAAACTCGCCGGATCCATCAATCCGGGCCAATCAAAACCGGAATTCAAGACCTCCGATCCGGCAGTCAAATCAATGTCCGCCCCAGACGCACCCCAAAGTTATGGCTTGCATAAAAGTCAGCGTCAATGATAAATGAATACCCAGCCAGCACTTGCATCGGCTTGCATATATAATGGCCAAGACGACGCCAAAGGGGACAAAGGGATATGGCCAAGTGGTTTGAGGGTAAGAAGTAGAAGTAGCTTGCTTCGGCTTTTTGGAGATGCTGCTGAGATTCCAAAGACGGCGAAAGAAATATACGTATTCCATTTGCGAAGCGACGGGAATAAGCCACCGAGCGAAAGGATAACAATGTCGGTGACACATGAGCTACGAAACGAGAACACAAATTTAAGGAATCTGAATATAAGCGGGTTAAATAAGAACAAAATTCCTAAAAGGAGGGAAAAACAAACGTTATAAGATTTATAAAGCttgaaaaactctttaaacatTGAAAAGTCAACCACCATTCCCTTCAAatgtgcctaaaagtatgctacgatATCAACATTTCCgatatacaatatttttaaatttagtgcatacttttagacaccttttttgtttttgaaaaaatttaatgagcCAACacacaacaagaaaaaaacaacCATATTTAAAGTAGCTAAGAAGTATTCTATGtcaatacaaaataaataatagtttaCCAATTCATTACCCCAGGACTGGATAAACATCACTTAACTAAGGCAGTAAGCCCTGAATATCAATATCtccattttgcattttgcaacGGAAATTGGCAAAGAAATATGTTTATGACTGAGTAGCCTGCAGCCAATAACTGAGCAAATGCAAATGGGAAATCGAAAAATAAGCAGAGTCTGCTACACATGGCATAACTTGTAAGGCACGTTGTCATAGCTGATTTTCCATgttgaaaatggaaaaaggaGTTGTGAAAAACGGGCTGTAATTCAGTAATTTCCTATTGTCTAACAATTTGCGTTCTCCTTCGCTTGGCAAATGATTTAATGAAATCAATTACAAGCCCTCCTCCCGGTTTCCAGCTCCTTGGAAAGTGGGTGGCAAAGGAAATTAGTGGGCCTCAAGGATCCAAAGGACGTGGTGAGGCGGACAGACCGGGAAAATAAAGATGAAGAAGGAAAATTCCTTCGCAGAGAAAACGTTAGCTTGAACAAATTGTTTGTAGTCTGTCTGCCCTGCCATATTCTTCTATACACGGATTTTATTGCCTTTTATTGAGTTTTTATGGCCGTTTCTTCGTGTTCTTgcctttttcttgaaaattaaatttgaaaaatatttgtggt
This window contains:
- the LOC108034716 gene encoding polypeptide N-acetylgalactosaminyltransferase 2; the protein is MRRNIKLIVFVSIIWMFVMVYYFQSSTEKVENRALRLREVATAMQQYQDDSSSAAAASTARQWAPAGGGAGAAAGAAGSGADDPGGNVILIGSVKDFERNAVHGLKLNGIVALEETSQGLSGGTGGPGGRLPVAPSGRGTEVEYFNEAGYIRAGALRNGEDPYIRNRFNQEASDALPSNRDIPDTRNPMCRTKKYREDLPETSVIITFHNEARSTLLRTIVSVLNRSPEHLIREIVLVDDYSDHPEDGLELAKIDKVRVIRNDKREGLVRSRVKGADAAVSSVLTFLDSHVECNEMWLEPLLERVREDPTRVVCPVIDVISMDNFQYIGASADLRGGFDWNLIFKWEYLSPSERAMRHNDPTTAIRTPMIAGGLFVIDKAYFNKLGKYDMKMDVWGGENLEISFRVWQCGGSLEIIPCSRVGHVFRKRHPYTFPGGSGNVFARNTRRAAEVWMDDYKQHYYNAVPLAKNIPFGNIDDRLALKEKLHCKPFKWYLENVYPDLQAPDPQEVGQFRQDGTECLDTMGHLIDGTVGIFPCHNTGGNQEWAFSKRGEIKHDDLCLTLVTFARGSQVVLKACDDSENQRWIMREGGLVRHYKINVCLDSRDQSLQGVSAQHCNSALGTQRWSFGKFA